In Cetobacterium somerae ATCC BAA-474, the genomic stretch AACGACTCTATCTCCATTTTCTAGAACTCCTCCTCTAGCTAAAAATAATCCAATCTTAGCTAAATCGATAGCAGTAACTTCAATAGAACATTGTTTAAAATAAACATCTAAAACATCTTCAACATCACCAGATATAAGACCTTCACCTTTTAGAAAATAAGCCATAGAACGGTTTTTATTTCCAGTTTCTTTTTCACCTTTATAAATATCTTCGTTAACTTTTAAATTATTATTTCCAGATATTAATTTAATAAAATTAAGGACTCTTTCAAACTTTTCAGCACTACTTTTTCCTTTAATCATAGAACATACTTCAATAGCACCTGCATTAATCATAGGATTAAATGGTTTTCTCATTCTACCAGTTTCTAATTTTCTAATAGAATTAAAAGCATCACCACTAGGTTCCATACCTACTTTAGAAAAAACATATTTTTCTCCTTGGTCAAGTAAGGCTAACATTAAAGTTAAAGGTTTTGAAATACTTTGAAGAGTAAATTTTACATCAGCATCACCAGCTATAACAATCTCTCCAGATGTATCAATTATACATATACCTAA encodes the following:
- the glsA gene encoding glutaminase A, giving the protein MKSFLEGVINRNKYMCELGKVADYIPGLSTANKNHLGICIIDTSGEIVIAGDADVKFTLQSISKPLTLMLALLDQGEKYVFSKVGMEPSGDAFNSIRKLETGRMRKPFNPMINAGAIEVCSMIKGKSSAEKFERVLNFIKLISGNNNLKVNEDIYKGEKETGNKNRSMAYFLKGEGLISGDVEDVLDVYFKQCSIEVTAIDLAKIGLFLARGGVLENGDRVVSEHIATIAKTLMMTCGMYDGSGEFAIKVGIPSKSGVGGGILSVIPGKMGIGVFGPSLDLKGNSIGGIAVLEEIAENFKFSIFN